GTGACCCCGAGCTTATTGCCGATGCTAACCTCAGGGCGAACCGCCATCTTTCGAACACCAGTCTTCCAACGATTGACAACGCACGTCAACCCCTGCCCAAGCTCCAAATTGTGCCCTTTACTGGGAAAATGTCTTGGCAGTCCTTCTGGGAGCAATGCGGCTCTGGCGTACATGATAATCCCACCTTATCAGTTATCGCAAGATTCCAGTATTTGAGATCTCTGGTCAAAGCAAAGGCAGAACTAGGAATCAAAGGGCTTGATCCTACCGTGGAAAAGTATCCTACGGCCATCCAATTCTTCATCGGCAGTCCGGAAATCCCGATCGTCTGATATCGGAGCACATGACCCTTATAAAAATGATTGTTGTTTTTTTATCAGCATCACATGTATTTTCTAATTATTCTATCCCCTTCTTATTGACTTTTTATTACCGACTGTCAATACAAACTCTCAGGACTATGTATCGACTTTTTATGTATGTTATGCTTTTACTTCAGCGGCAGTGCATTTGTTGTACGCATGATCTAATCGCTATTCGTGTTGCAGTCAACATCGGCACCTGGAATCCACCTGTCAACATGATCTAAACCGGTGCTGCCTGTTCGCTGCTCCCGCCCTCTACTTCATCGCTGGTTCTTAAAAGCAGGCTGCCGTTATCGAGCCGTCTTTACTTCAGCGGCAGTGCATTTGTTGTACGCATGATCTAATCGCTATTCGTGTTGCAGGTGAGAACGTCATTTTCtattgtgtaattttgtttAGTTTATCAGCACTGCCGCTGAACCGTTGCCTGAAATGTTGCCTGTTCGGTGCTCCCGCCCTCTACTTCATCGCTGGTTCTTAAAAGCAGGCTGCCGTTATCGAGCCGTCTTTACTTCAGCGGCAGTGCATTTGTTGTACGCATGATCTAATCGCTATTCGTGTTGCAGGTGAGAACGTCATTTTCtattgtgtaattttgtttAGTTTATCAGCACTGCCGCTGAACCGTTGCCTGAAATGTTGCCTGTTCGGTGCTCCCGCCCTCTACTTCATCGCTGGTTCTTAAAAGCAGGCTGCCGTTATCGAGCCGTCTTTACTTCAGCGGCAGTGCATTTGTTGTACGCATGATCTAATCGCTATTCGTGTTGCAGGTGAGAACGTCATTTTCtattgtgtaattttgtttAGTTTATCAGCACTGCCGCTGAACCGTTGCCTGAAATGTTGCCTGTTCGGTGCTCTCGTACATTGACTGCTTATACAGTGTCCGCGAAAGAAATTAAGGAGCTTGTCAAGGCTATTGAAGACTTGAAACGAGAAATGCGGGCCGACAACCGGTCCTTGAAAGACAGCATACAAAATTGTCATGACAGCCTCAATgaatgcaaaaatgacattaagGAACTTAATGCCTTGCGTTGTGAGGTGAATGATTTAAAAACTGAAATCGTCGAGCTGAAGAAATGTGTTCAGAGGACGCAACAAGAACTATCTGCTTTAGAACAGCACCAGCGATTAAACAACCTTGAAATCAAAGGAGTACCGAAGGATGCACCCGGTCCCGCTGATGTTGTGAAAAAGATAGCTGAGATATCGGGAGTGAAGTTAGAGAATGCGGACATTGACATCTGTCACCGCGTTCCAACACGGCAATCTGATCAGGAAAATATTATCGTTCGCATGATTTCTCGAACAAAGAGGGACGAATTGCTCCATAAGGGCAGGAAGCAGAAGTTAACTTGTGCGTCCTTGGGACTATCTGGTGCTGCCAAAATATTTATCAATGAACATTTGTCACCGTCAAATAAACAACTGATGGGCGCTGCGGTAGCACGAAAAAAGATAACAAACTGGAAGCATCTGTGGACAAACAAAGGAAAGATTTATGCCAGGAAATCTGATGACTCTCCAGTTCTACAGATCAAAACCAAGGAAGATATCAATTTTATGTCGTAGGGCTGAGACGGCGACTGCACCTTTGGTTCTTGTGACCGATCAGTATTTCTGCTCCATATTTCTCTCTACAGGACCTATAGACGAGAAATATTTGTGTAacacattttctttgtttcatttAAATGTGCGTAGTTTAAATAAACATTACGATGAACTATGTTCATTAATTACATCAACAGAAAATCCCATAACTGTATTTGGGCTTTCTGAAACTTGGTTGAGAAAGAATAATGAAGTATACTACTCATTTCAAGGTTATAACACAGTTTTCCAGTCGCACAGTCGGTTGCCACGGTGGAGTAGCGCTGCTTGTGAATGAAGTGTTGCCGTACAGGCTGAGAGGAGACATTATAATCGAGTGCGATTTCTGCGAATCTATTTTTGTGGAGGTCTCTTCTGACTTTTTTAGTCCTGACTCATTAGCATTTAAGGGTAAAGACGTTATAATTGGTGCCATATATAGGTCGCCCCAGTGTAGCGTGACTGACTTTCTTGCAAAACTAGACGAAGTTCTTAGTGGTCTCCTTCTCTCCCAATACAACATTATAATAATGGGTGACATTAACATCAACATGCTTCAACATAGTCAGTCCAGTGAGTACTTGTATACTTTGCTTGCGAATGGTATGGATCAGTGGATCCGAGAGCCCACTCGTACTCCGGCTGACTGTGACGGCACCTTAATAGATCATGTCATATCGAATTTGAACGCGACTGTTTTCAAAGCTGGGGTGGTACCGTGCGATATGACGGATCATGATAATGTTAAGAGAAACGGAGGTGACTCAGTCTGTTTATTATCGGGCCAGCACGAGAGGAAGAGACCGCCACCCGTGCCAGAGAACGTCTTCGTCCTCTCACGCTCGCCTATTACCCGTGACAATATCATGTTTGCTGTTGGATTGGTATCGTCTCATGTTATCACAGAACAAGTGACTCGTTCCCAAATCTGCGACTTTGATGTGGCAAGAACACTCCTGGGTGGTGTGGATTGGTCCTTTGTAAACACTGACATTTCCGCTGCTGCTAAGTTTAGTAAATTCCACAAAGTGCTCCTCGAATGTGTTGACGCATCATCTAGAACCATTTTGCGATCTCGGAGACAGATAAGACGTAAGCCATGGGTTACGGCTGCCTTGTTGCGATCCATAAACCATCGCGCTAATATGTATCAAAAGGTGCGCAATAATCCTGATAATTTGAGAATAAAAGAACGGTACATAAGATATCGGAATCTGACGACGAAATTAGTACGCGTGTCAAAGAGAAAttattttcaacaaaaatttTCTGCCGCGTTTGGAAATCCACGACAATCGTGGAATCTTATCAATAGTGCATTAGGGAAGGTGAAGCCAACTTCTGCTGTCTTAAACATAATGGATGACACCGAAACCCAAACTAGTAATCAGAAAGCTATATGTAATATATTGAACAAACATTTCTTAAGTGTTGTTTCACCGGTAGTTGCTGGCGATAATGAAAGGCAAGACAATATTTTGCCATCCCACAACGAATACACGTgtttcttttcaccttcttgtCCCGGCGAAGTAGAATCAGTCATTCGGAGACTGAAACAAACCGCAGCTGTGGGGTACGATAAGATATCGGTTTCCTTTCTCAAGAACACAGTATGCTTGATATCTGAACCCTTGTCGTGTATTTTTAATGAGCTGATAAGCGAAGGATGTTTTCCTGATGGATTAAAAATTGCCAAGGTCTGCCCTATTTTTAAAAAAGGTAGTAGAGTACAACCGGAGAATTACAGGCCAATATCTATCTTGCCCACACTTGCTAAAATATTTGAACGTCTACTGCTTACTAGACTTGAGGACTTTTTTCAGAAACACAATTTATTATCAGACTTTCAGTTTGGATTCCGTAGAAATAAATCAACGGAATTGGCTGCCCTCTCCATTAGTGAACTGATTAAACGTAATATAGAATCAAAATTGTTAACCATGGGCGTTTTTGTGGATCTTAAAAAAGCGTCCGACACTATAGATCATTCTCTATTGTGCATAAAATTGGAACGCTATGGAGTCCGTGGCGTCGCTCACAGTTTAATACGTAATTATCTCCGGAATCGAAGACAATTTGTACAACTCGGGGAAACGTCTTCATTTCTTGGGTCCAATTCTACTGGTGTTCCACAAGGATCCATTTTGGGACcgtttttatttcttgtttacatAAACGACTTGGCTTCATACCTTAAGTCTCAAACAATCTTATATGCAGATGACACATCAATCTTTGTTGAGAGTCATGACGTTGTGGACTTGTATGCAAAAGCTAATAACGTTCTTTTAAGGTTAAACACCTGGTTAACTTACAATCAACTCGTAGTCAGTCCAGCCAAATCATCCTATGTCTTATTTAAGCCACCACAAGTGCACGTTCGATCACACGGCATATCTCTGGCCCTAGGTGCACATATCATTGAGAGACGTTCGTCAGTTAAACTGTTAGGCTTAGTGTTTGATGAACATCTCTCATGGCATGAACATATTTCGCACATCTGTCAAAAAATATACTCAGGTATATATGCTATTGTCAAACTTCGATATCTCTCTCCCTTATCAGTTGTCAGAACAGTATACATGTCACATATTCAAAGTTATATATCTTATGGCATTGAATGTTATGCATTGACATACCGGTCCACGACACATCCAGTGCGCATAGCCCAGAATAAGGCGCTTCGTGCCATGTTATCGCTATCGCCTCAAGAAAGTGTCTCCTTTTGTATATCATGTTTTCAATATACCGTCGGTCCAGGTTTTGCTTATGCGTAGATTGTGTGTAATTGTTTTCAAACTGCGGCACAGTCTAATTTCCGTACCGTTTGTAAGTTTACAGGCCAAGACCTGCGTAATCCCATTAAGGAATCAGGGATCATTTGTCTTGACTTTGCCTAGTATTCGAACCAACTATGGCTACTTTTCTTTCCAGTATTTCGCGGCCAAAGTTTGGAACTCGCTTCCACCTTATATTCATACTTGTAATTCGTTAGTGGTTCTCAGGAAGATGATTCATGATTATTTCATGGGTGAAAGCGCTGTGTAATTGTCGTTGGTGCTTTACATATCAGGTGTTGACTCGTCATGTTGTTGATattggtgttttcttctttgattgAAAGGTCCTGGTCCTGTATGAGTCGTTTGTAATactaattatttttttattttgtgtttccTAGCGATCACTGTCGTATGTCAGCTTGAGTTGTATGCATACAATATTGGATCAATTCCACGCCTATGGCGTTTGATCCTTCTAATTCGTGCCGTATAATGCATTCGATTTCTTTACCCCATTTtgtatggcattacctctgtacaagctgtaaaataaaacatttaaaCTGAACTGAACTATGTCGATTGTTTGTTTTTGCATAGGCTGCCTATAGGCAACTTATTGGTTATGTGGCTAACGGTTAAACAACCGTTGAGCGTGACAGCCAAAGCAGACTGATCAGTGGCTTGCGCCACACCGTTTATTGTCCGCGTGCCAGGCGATGCTAGCGCTAACGATGGTGCCTCTACAAGGCTCCCCCCTAGCGAACTGCCGGCGGCAAAGAGTGATACACGGCGTGGGTAGGAGCCAAGGAGACGCGTCTCGGGGGCGCCCGGGAGGATGGGACAGCCCGATGAGGGGTCGGAAGGGTCGGCAGACCAGGTGAAGCGTTGCACACAGCCAGTTGGGCAGGTCGGGCTAGCGAATGTTCATGGGAGGTAGAAACGGGCCATGATGTGTCGAAGAAGGCGGGTTTCAAACGCTCCATCGTGACGGCGTCGGAGCGACCGTTGATGTCGAGGGTGAAGTGCCGGTCTGCGCGCTCTAGAACTCGGAATGGGCCGGTGTAGGGGGGCTGGAGTGGTTTTCGCACGGCGTCACAGTGGATGAAGACGTGGGTACAGGTGGTCAGGTCAGGGTGTTGGTAGCTGCTGGCGGAGCGTGGTGGGCGGGAGGCGTATGGCCTGAGCGAACCCATGACTTGGCGAAGCCGACTGACATAGTCTGAGGCGCTACTCGGAGGGTCGACAGGAGGTGGGCACAGTAGCTCTCCAGGAAGGCGCAGCGTTGTGCCATAGACGAGCTCGACCACGGAACATCCCAGATCGGGCTTGACGGCGGCGCGTAAGCCTAGGAGGACAAGCGGGACAACCTCTGACCATGGGATGTGGGGGGAGGCACGGAACGCAACTTTGAGTTGTCGGTGTAGACGTTCGACCAGGCCGTTCGACGCAGGATGGTATGCCGTGGTCCGGATTCGTTTGGTGCCGAGAGAGTTGGTGAGCGCGGCAAATAATGCTGACTTGAACTGGCGATCGCGGTCGGTTGTGACGACGGACAGCTTTCCAAAACGAGAGATCCACGTAGTGACGAGGGCTGCAGCTACTGTGGAGGCGGTCGCGTCAGGAACGGTAACGGCTTCGGACCAGCGGGTAAACCAGTCAATCATGGTGAGTAGGTGAGTGGAGCTTTGAATGGTGGGAAGCGGTCCAACTAAATCGATGTGGACGTGGTCGAAACGCCCGTCGGGTGGCAGAAAGGTTGAAGGTGGCAAGCGGGTGTGGCGCTGAACCTTGCCGCGCTGGCACTGCGTACATGCGCGTGCCCAGAGCATAGGTCGGCGTTTTTCGaaatattcattcaacatcacatcatgtccggcctagcccacagcccataacatcacatcatcatcacagcccatcacatcataacccagcattcgacatcaccatcacagcccatcacatcataacccatcactcaacatcaccatcacagttcatcacatcatcattcaacatcaacatcacagctcatcacatcattacccatcattcatcatcaacatcacagctcatcacatcattacccatcattcaacatcaacatcacaactcatcacatcattaccaataattcaacatcacagcccatcacatcatagcccatcattcaagatcacagcccatcacatcattacccatcattcgacatcacagcccatcccATCACTACTTATCATTTGACATCATAGCCCATAACATCATTACTCATTAttcgacatcacagcccatcatatcataggtcagaattcaacttcgTTTCAGCTTCGTTGTGTATGATGGACTTTGAATCTGAACTGCAGGACCGGTTATGAGACTGAGGGCCTTGCATACTGCGCATGCTTGCGCTTCCTCGACGACTTGGCTTCGAGGTTTCGGTAACTGTGCGTCCCGGCTCCTGGGCAGATGTCATCTTCTGGCTGGCGGCCGTTTACAGTGACGGTCGTAAATTAAACAGGTGTTGTGTTTGTGCTGTCGCAATGGTGGGCGGGGCTTGGCGGGGCGCCCGCCCACTTCCCAGAGCGAGCCTTGACGGGGCGGGGTGGCGATAGGGTTGTACTGAAAGCGTGAATGCAAATACCAGGTGCGTAGGGTGAGGATTGGCGAGTGGCGTGGCACTGGTATGCGGCTGTCCTCCTAGTTTgcgggttgttgcgcaacgcgccgatcgactgctgatattgttacattagAAAAGGCATGGCAGGTCTTGGCGTTGGCGTCCGGTGGCTTTATGGTATCAAGTTTCTTGGCGCTGCAGGCTGCCCTCATAGAGCTGGCATATTTCCGTCTTCTGCTACGTATGTGGAAGGTGGCGGTTGCGCGGAGAGAGGCAGGAGGGATGATGAAACTGCTCGGCGGTGTTCGGTAGTCGGTTACGCTGCATCGGGGAATGACCGGGATCCCGTGATGAAAAGGAGGCATGTGCCAATAGAGGGTGCAGGGGAGTATCGTGACTTCGCCCGTTTTTCTGCGTGCGTTGAGatttccatttttttccccAGTCGAGAGGTTTCGACGTGCTGCTGTTTCAACTGGGACTTTTAAACTGGAGGTGCATTGCAAATATCTAGCAGTGAAACagcagattttcaggcatgcaTCTTTGTTTTCTCGCTCTCTCGATATAGTGTCGTATCTCTACGATAGAAGCACGTTTGGTCATGGTTCGGGGCCGATTAGTGGATTCTACAGTGCGTATAAATGAATGTTTCGTACGTTACGGCATATACGGGAAATACTCGCACAGCGCGTATTTTGGGATATTTGCATCTGCTCCAattgcctttgtgtgtgtgcgcgtgtgtgtgtgtgtgaatgtgtgtgcgtgcgtgtgcgtgtgtgagtgtgtgtatgTCTTGCTGTATTTCTAGATGCACTGGTGTAAGCAGCATGGCGTCTGAATCTAGTGGGCCGTACTCTGCTTCTTCGCTTTCTGTATACAGTTAGGAAAATTACGGCATTCGCATTTCAACCTGCATTGCCGGCCTCAGTTTCTCTGTTGGTAACGTGTTCACTTGCTGAGCTCATGATCTAGGGTTCAATCCTGGCCGAgaatggtagcaatgtgggagcgataaacattgcttccagcaccggtgTGTTAAAGATTGCTTTGGCACGTCTAAAGTACcccgggtggtcgaaattatcagtaGCCCTACCATTCTGTACGTGCAGCATGTCTTCACACAAATGGGCTAACTTACGATGCGCGTAACTTTACTcccaattatattattattcaatatgCACTGTGGCACGGTGCAcaaagcagacgatgtctgtggtgcatgccttctttgttgtataacttcacaccaaaaacgacgaaaaacaatacttacattacgaattttaatgcatattttgaggtgcatagttgcatgcatacttctgcagagtttttagtgcatatttatgagCACTCTTTTATTGATTATCGATGGGTCGCTGTTCATGTATCACTGAATCTCCCAGCTGAATATGTGAACACGGTGGCATCATTTTGCAACAGGTAATGGAATAGGCCTTGTCTTGTGGATTTTCGCTGAGCTGTGTgcactggcgaactacctcaaggacacacgtgctgaaataatcttttaatcattcagtgctttcacacgtcaagcgtcctggaacaactGGTCGCACCTGTGCACATACGTGCCCATTTTTTACTTTGTACTTTAGACAtaagtcgtaatgattattttcagatgtcataataagaACCTCTGAGCACCCGCACAGTCCAcgacgtccgcctccagaaaaagggGTGGTAGGCGATAGCACGCTTGCCTCCCCTGGCACTTTCCCTCCCcctggaaaaaaatcctggaaacgCCCATGGGCAGCCGTGATTGCTGAAACGTCTTCCAGTCCGCTTCCCATCCACGCAGCACTGCACTGGTACCAAAGGGCTTTCTCGGCTTGAAGCAtcgttggtttggtttgatatCGTCTATACGACGTGGGCCGAACACTGTGAATATCATGTGAGTCACACTCTATGCTAAACCTGGAAGAAACGCGCGCACCCATGCGCAGTTCCTTTGGGATCGTCGTAGTGATCTGTGATCCTATTCCAGAACCGGAGTGTATCAAAAACCCGACGGGGCTCGAAAGGTCAGGCCGGACAACGGTTTCGGCAGTTCGAAGTGTCTATATAGCGATTCCATTGCCACGAAGTGTATAAATGTCCAGGCGTGAGAGCACACTGTACGTGAGGCCGAATCGTTCTacaggtattttcttttatgTGAGTCGTCTTCTCTTGCAGTGACTTCATTGACGTGTCGAATACAGTCACCGACCATACCTGCGGACCATCACAGTCGTCACTTTGTTTCCTATTCTGTACTAAACCTGTTAGTCTGTTCCTGACAGAAAACTATTTTGACAGTCGTACTCAGAAACAAAAGACAAGTTCGGATAACGaaaccacaaaaacaaaattgtgtGCAATGAAACATTGGGGCTGCGTCCTGAATCTGTTTAGCATAATATACTGTGTTGTCGGCTGTACGTGTGCAGAGTACACGCCAAAATTATGCAACCCAGTTTCATGCCACATTCCCCTGGACAATTTTTCATTGATGCTTGCAATCTGCCTTTgcaaaaaattgcgaaaaaaaTCATAAGGCGGAAGCGTGGTATGCTCTGGTTGCCCAAAACGATGTCGGGCAATTGatgctgtcattttgttcacgtgACAGTGACTTTCCCCGAGTTCATACTGTACAATACCCGTCCCATTTTTCCATGTACCCGCTCATTCGCCCTGACACCAGGAATGTTTCATTGCCAGCAGTAATaaagagaaaaggaaggagTGCCAAGAGACTGATTTTCATAACTGATTTATAAGCCCGAACGCGCCGCTTCTTTATGCTCTGGAACCAACCTCCACAACGCACCTGCTCTGAACGATGCAAACCAAACAACGCGAGAACGCCAAGGTCAACCCTCATTTTCTGTCCCTTACGGATGACATCCAAGTGCAGCACCACAGAGTCCCCGGCTCTAAATACAACGCTGAACGGCAAACCCTTCCCCTCCCACACATGACACATCAGATATGCCCGCCTCTCTTAATGCTGGAGCCATCCCCACAGCACCACACCTGCTCTGAGGCGACGCAAAACTAAGAGCGCGAGCGCGCCAAGGTCAGCACACCTCCCCTGCTGCTTGTTATTCATCTAAGTGCAGCTCCGCC
This Ornithodoros turicata isolate Travis unplaced genomic scaffold, ASM3712646v1 Chromosome23, whole genome shotgun sequence DNA region includes the following protein-coding sequences:
- the LOC135373335 gene encoding uncharacterized protein LOC135373335, with product MLPVRCSRTLTAYTVSAKEIKELVKAIEDLKREMRADNRSLKDSIQNCHDSLNECKNDIKELNALRCEVNDLKTEIVELKKCVQRTQQELSALEQHQRLNNLEIKGVPKDAPGPADVVKKIAEISGVKLENADIDICHRVPTRQSDQENIIVRMISRTKRDELLHKGRKQKLTCASLGLSGAAKIFINEHLSPSNKQLMGAAVARKKITNWKHLWTNKGKIYARKSDDSPVLQIKTKEDINFMS
- the LOC135373336 gene encoding uncharacterized protein LOC135373336, with product MIDWFTRWSEAVTVPDATASTVAAALVTTWISRFGKLSVVTTDRDRQFKSALFAALTNSLGTKRIRTTAYHPASNGLVERLHRQLKVAFRASPHIPWSEVVPLVLLGLRAAVKPDLGCSVVELVYGTTLRLPGELLCPPPVDPPSSASDYVSRLRQVMGSLRPYASRPPRSASSYQHPDLTTCTHVFIHCDAVRKPLQPPYTGPFRVLERADRHFTLDINGRSDAVTMERLKPAFFDTSWPVSTSHEHSLARPAQLAVCNASPGLPTLPTPHRAVPSSRAPPRRVSLAPTHAVYHSLPPAVR